In Aequorivita sp. H23M31, a single window of DNA contains:
- the tatC gene encoding twin-arginine translocase subunit TatC has protein sequence MKKENSPEKEMSFLDHLEELRWHLIRSTLAVVIVAVLAFIFKSFIFDVLIFGPSKPHFATYRLFCNVSRSLGMDSFCFQEMPFSIQSRTMSGQFSAHMWTSIYAGIIIAFPYILYEFWKFISPGLKEKERKTSRGFILIASLLFFLGVLFGYYIITPLSINFLGSYQVSEEVINQFDLDSYISLVRTSVLASGIIFELPIIIYILTKIGLLTPEILKKYRKFALIIVLTVSAIITPPDVASQIIVAIPILILYEVSIYISKIVIRNQKKEQKNVA, from the coding sequence ATGAAAAAGGAAAATTCCCCAGAAAAAGAAATGTCCTTCTTGGACCACCTAGAGGAACTCCGTTGGCACCTGATCCGTTCCACTCTCGCCGTTGTGATTGTGGCAGTCTTGGCCTTTATATTTAAAAGCTTTATTTTCGATGTTTTAATATTTGGTCCCAGTAAGCCGCATTTTGCTACTTATAGGTTGTTTTGTAATGTCTCTCGTTCTTTGGGAATGGATTCCTTCTGTTTTCAGGAAATGCCGTTCAGTATTCAGAGCCGGACAATGTCAGGTCAATTTTCCGCCCATATGTGGACTTCCATTTATGCGGGAATAATTATCGCGTTCCCTTATATTCTATATGAGTTTTGGAAGTTTATAAGCCCGGGCCTTAAAGAGAAGGAAAGAAAAACGAGCAGAGGATTTATTCTAATAGCCTCATTGCTATTCTTTTTGGGAGTTCTTTTCGGTTATTATATTATCACTCCGCTTTCTATCAACTTTTTAGGAAGCTACCAGGTAAGCGAGGAAGTAATCAACCAATTTGATCTGGACAGTTATATTTCCTTGGTGCGAACTTCAGTATTGGCAAGTGGTATCATTTTTGAATTACCTATCATAATATATATTCTTACCAAAATCGGTTTACTGACTCCCGAAATATTAAAGAAATACAGAAAATTTGCATTGATAATCGTGCTGACGGTCTCGGCAATTATCACTCCACCAGATGTTGCCAGCCAAATTATCGTGGCAATACCGATCCTTATTTTATATGAAGTAAGTATCTATATTTCAAAAATTGTTATTAGGAATCAAAAGAAAGAGCAAAAAAATGTCGCATAA
- a CDS encoding carboxymuconolactone decarboxylase family protein has product MSHNIVDEFNAYRLKMNDKMLEDNNKILKRIFNLDTNAYMEGALPKKTKELLGLGNSLVLRCDDCVRYHLEECYKLGLTKEEVVEGMSISLLIGGTIVIPHLRRAFEYWEALDEKNK; this is encoded by the coding sequence ATGTCGCATAATATCGTTGATGAATTTAATGCCTATCGTTTAAAAATGAACGATAAAATGCTTGAGGACAATAATAAGATCTTGAAGCGTATTTTCAATTTGGACACCAATGCTTATATGGAAGGCGCACTTCCGAAGAAGACCAAGGAATTGCTCGGCTTAGGGAACTCACTGGTATTAAGATGTGATGACTGCGTTCGCTACCATTTAGAAGAATGTTATAAATTGGGGCTGACAAAAGAGGAAGTCGTCGAGGGAATGAGTATTTCCCTGCTAATAGGAGGAACCATTGTAATTCCACACTTACGAAGAGCTTTTGAATATTGGGAGGCTTTGGATGAAAAAAATAAATAA
- the lptB gene encoding LPS export ABC transporter ATP-binding protein, with the protein MKLKAENLIKSYKGRKVVKGITVEVNQGEIVGLLGPNGAGKTTSFYMIVGLIKPNGGRIFLEGKEITKYPMYKRAQNGIGYLAQEASVFRKLSVEDNILSVLQLTKRTKKEQREKMESLLDEFGLNHIRTNRGDLLSGGERRRTEIARALATDPHFILLDEPFAGVDPVAVEDIQRIVAKLKNKNIGILITDHNVQETLAITDRTYLMFEGSILKHGIPEELAADEMVRKVYLGQNFELRKKKLEF; encoded by the coding sequence ATGAAGCTTAAAGCCGAAAACCTAATTAAATCATACAAGGGACGTAAAGTTGTAAAAGGCATTACGGTAGAAGTGAACCAAGGTGAGATTGTAGGTCTGCTTGGACCTAACGGCGCTGGGAAAACCACTTCATTCTATATGATTGTGGGGCTTATCAAGCCGAATGGTGGAAGAATATTTTTAGAAGGAAAAGAAATTACCAAATACCCAATGTATAAACGTGCGCAGAATGGTATTGGATATCTAGCACAAGAAGCTTCGGTTTTTAGAAAACTGAGTGTTGAGGACAACATATTAAGTGTACTTCAACTTACCAAACGAACAAAAAAGGAACAAAGAGAAAAGATGGAATCTCTTTTGGACGAATTTGGATTGAACCATATCCGCACCAATCGAGGGGACCTATTAAGCGGAGGTGAACGACGTAGAACAGAAATCGCGCGCGCTTTGGCAACCGATCCACATTTTATACTTCTGGATGAGCCTTTCGCGGGCGTGGATCCGGTGGCGGTGGAAGATATTCAAAGAATTGTCGCAAAATTGAAGAATAAAAATATCGGAATTCTAATTACCGATCACAACGTTCAGGAAACACTTGCTATTACCGACCGCACCTATCTTATGTTTGAGGGAAGTATACTAAAACACGGAATTCCAGAAGAGTTGGCGGCAGATGAAATGGTGAGAAAAGTTTATCTGGGACAAAATTTTGAACTTAGAAAGAAGAAATTGGAGTTCTAA
- a CDS encoding CDP-alcohol phosphatidyltransferase family protein gives MKKQIPNFITSLNILCGSIAVLFAVSGNLIVASVFVFLGIFFDFFDGLAARSLNAQSDIGLQLDSLADMITSGLVPAIVMFQLLNLAFLGTMQNLTDVFSSQGWNVGIKNYLPLIGLLIVVASGYRLAKFNVDTRQTSGFIGLPTPANTLLILSLPLILEYQFSEVAESIILNKWVLIGLTAVSCILLNAEIPLFALKFKTWDFKSNAVRYVFLALCILFLITLKFLAIPIIILMYIILSLTWKVPEKRIIS, from the coding sequence ATGAAAAAGCAAATTCCAAATTTTATCACTTCACTCAATATTCTCTGTGGAAGTATAGCGGTACTTTTCGCAGTTTCGGGGAATTTAATAGTGGCTTCCGTTTTTGTTTTCTTGGGAATCTTCTTTGATTTTTTCGATGGCTTGGCGGCCCGATCATTGAATGCACAAAGTGATATTGGCCTTCAGCTCGACTCCTTGGCCGATATGATTACGAGTGGCTTGGTGCCCGCAATAGTTATGTTCCAATTGTTGAATTTGGCATTTTTGGGAACCATGCAAAATCTTACCGACGTATTTTCTTCCCAGGGATGGAATGTAGGTATAAAGAATTACCTACCCCTTATAGGGCTATTGATAGTGGTCGCATCCGGATATAGACTGGCGAAGTTTAATGTTGATACACGACAGACTTCAGGATTTATTGGTCTTCCTACTCCGGCAAATACATTGCTGATATTGAGCCTTCCTTTAATTTTGGAATATCAGTTTTCGGAGGTTGCGGAATCCATTATATTAAATAAATGGGTGCTGATTGGACTTACCGCGGTGAGTTGTATTCTTCTTAATGCTGAAATTCCTCTGTTTGCACTAAAATTTAAAACCTGGGATTTTAAGAGTAACGCGGTTCGCTATGTATTTTTGGCCCTGTGCATTTTATTCTTGATAACCTTAAAGTTTTTGGCCATCCCAATAATAATCTTAATGTATATTATACTTTCTTTAACCTGGAAGGTGCCTGAAAAAAGGATAATCTCATAA
- a CDS encoding putative type IX sorting system protein PorV2 yields MRKNLFLVITFVLLTTVIQAQIVRKYSNEFMNIGVDAAAFGMSNAVVASTTDVNSGYWNPAGLINLEDKQLSVMHASYFANIANYDYAAFAMPLDDRSAVGLSVIRFGVDDILNTTRLIDEQGNIDYNRISLFSTADYGITFSYARKLPLDGFNYGVNAKVIRRIIGDFASSWGFGLDAGIQFKNDKWMFGLMARDITTTFNAWTIDEDKFADIKGAVMDQNQELPETTEITIPKLQLGAARTFIFHYDYTLLAEVDLNFRFAETNDIISTSFASITPSLGLEFGYLEMVYVRAGLGNFQNTLQLDGSDAIGFQPNIGVGFKYKGIHVDYALTDIGDQSVALYSNVFSLKLDWNIFR; encoded by the coding sequence TTGAGAAAGAACCTCTTCCTTGTAATTACCTTTGTTCTTCTTACCACCGTCATTCAGGCGCAGATTGTACGTAAATATTCAAACGAGTTTATGAACATTGGCGTAGATGCCGCGGCATTTGGAATGAGCAATGCTGTTGTAGCGTCTACCACAGATGTGAATTCGGGATATTGGAACCCAGCAGGACTTATCAATCTGGAAGACAAGCAACTGTCTGTGATGCACGCTTCCTATTTTGCAAATATTGCCAATTATGATTATGCGGCATTTGCTATGCCCTTGGATGATCGGAGCGCAGTAGGACTTTCTGTGATCCGTTTTGGTGTTGACGATATTTTGAATACCACCAGACTGATTGATGAACAGGGAAATATTGATTACAACCGGATTAGTCTTTTTTCTACTGCGGATTATGGAATCACCTTTTCCTATGCCCGAAAATTACCACTGGACGGTTTTAATTATGGAGTAAATGCAAAAGTAATTCGTCGTATTATAGGCGACTTCGCTTCCTCCTGGGGTTTTGGACTTGATGCTGGCATTCAATTTAAGAATGATAAATGGATGTTCGGATTGATGGCTCGGGACATTACCACGACCTTTAATGCTTGGACCATAGATGAAGATAAATTCGCGGATATCAAAGGAGCCGTAATGGATCAAAATCAGGAATTGCCAGAAACTACCGAGATTACCATCCCAAAATTACAACTTGGAGCAGCCCGAACTTTCATTTTCCATTATGATTATACACTTCTGGCAGAAGTGGATCTCAATTTTCGTTTTGCCGAAACAAATGATATAATTTCAACATCCTTCGCAAGCATAACGCCCTCATTGGGTCTCGAATTTGGATATTTGGAAATGGTGTATGTGCGCGCTGGTTTGGGCAACTTTCAAAATACTCTACAATTGGACGGTAGCGATGCCATAGGATTTCAGCCCAATATTGGAGTAGGGTTTAAATACAAAGGAATACACGTGGATTATGCGCTTACGGATATAGGGGATCAAAGCGTAGCGCTTTATTCAAATGTTTTTTCCTTAAAATTGGATTGGAACATATTTAGATAA
- a CDS encoding lipoprotein N-acyltransferase Lnb domain-containing protein, translating to MTKKIFLLFFLLSGFISHAQFGSLSPASEISIITIGPGTELYDKFGHSAFRIKDSLSGVDVAFNYGVYDFETPNFYTKFAQGKLLYELRVDYFNSFFQQYVSENRWVKEQVLNLTPTEKQEISDFLWNNALPENKKYKYDFFFDNCATKIRDVVQRVLGNKLEYTDDYLPKNLTFRDLIQQNLNANTWGSMGIDIALGAVIDRKAKPIEYQFLPNYIYEGAAHAFIHRDNTNEPLVKATKVLFKSNPMPSQSNFLSSPLFILGIIALLIIYITFKDYLKKVRSRYLDGIIFLFTGLIGVFLLLLWFATDHTATANNYNLLWAFPISIGVTVAVVRKISSPLLKRYVFLLLLLLALLAIHWISGVQIFAIALLPLLIALAVRYIYLFSILKNPHSPK from the coding sequence GTGACAAAAAAAATTTTCCTTTTATTCTTTCTGTTGAGCGGTTTTATTTCCCACGCTCAATTTGGTTCCTTATCCCCAGCATCGGAAATAAGTATTATTACCATTGGACCGGGCACTGAGCTGTACGATAAGTTCGGACACAGCGCTTTTAGAATTAAGGATTCCCTAAGCGGCGTAGATGTGGCCTTTAATTATGGAGTATATGACTTTGAGACCCCAAATTTCTATACCAAATTTGCCCAGGGAAAATTGTTATATGAACTAAGAGTGGATTACTTTAATTCCTTCTTTCAGCAATATGTCAGCGAGAATAGATGGGTAAAAGAACAGGTTTTAAATCTTACCCCTACTGAAAAACAAGAAATCTCTGATTTTCTATGGAATAATGCACTTCCTGAAAATAAAAAATATAAGTACGACTTCTTTTTTGATAATTGCGCGACCAAAATTCGGGATGTGGTTCAAAGAGTGTTGGGTAATAAGTTAGAATACACGGACGATTATCTACCAAAGAATTTGACATTTAGAGATCTTATTCAGCAAAATTTAAATGCAAATACCTGGGGAAGTATGGGTATTGATATAGCTTTAGGAGCAGTAATAGACCGAAAAGCCAAGCCGATAGAATATCAATTTCTTCCCAATTATATATATGAAGGTGCTGCCCACGCTTTTATACATAGAGACAATACCAATGAACCACTAGTAAAGGCTACCAAAGTTCTTTTCAAAAGTAATCCCATGCCATCGCAATCTAATTTCCTTAGTAGTCCTTTATTTATTTTAGGAATAATTGCGCTTCTCATTATTTATATCACTTTTAAAGATTACCTGAAAAAGGTAAGAAGTAGATATCTCGATGGGATAATTTTCCTTTTCACAGGATTGATTGGTGTGTTTCTACTGCTATTATGGTTCGCTACGGACCATACAGCTACAGCAAACAATTACAATTTATTATGGGCGTTCCCTATTTCTATAGGTGTAACAGTGGCCGTTGTGCGCAAGATAAGCTCACCGTTACTTAAAAGATATGTATTTCTTCTGCTTCTGTTATTGGCACTATTGGCAATCCATTGGATAAGCGGAGTACAGATCTTCGCTATTGCTCTGTTGCCATTGCTTATAGCTCTTGCGGTTCGTTATATCTATCTTTTTAGTATATTGAAAAATCCCCATAGCCCTAAATAA
- a CDS encoding S8 family serine peptidase, whose amino-acid sequence MSKLSLIFILVLSLSFSFLTAQTPEERAKIISNYNLPLLNKLEQQYAKEFKADHEEALRLAALKGWEEVIKLPDGGIAILVGVLEDGSPKYYETHNRGAGITTRTNLVQTGGSSGLDLNGENMIGGVWDGGRTRASHVLLQNRVTQIDNPYQLNDHATHVSGTMIGTGDVANGAAKGMAPEAELLAHDFLNDEAEMTAAAADGLLISNHSYGLKIEQLPLWYLGYYDQNARNLDNIAYNAPYYLPVVSAGNDRQSGQNPGDYGYDYLTDKGVSKNSIVSAAVFEVLNYTGPSNVIMSNFSSWGPTDDGRIKPDLSAKGVNTYSSTAFSNHSYAYFSGTSMSAPNTSGSLLLLQQHYNNVNSSYMLSSTLRGLVLHTADEAGGTPGPDYRFGWGLMNTARAADVITNNGVTSLILEEELAQDEVYTFSVKADDLNTLMVSITWTDPAGTTPGGGINDLRTPMLVNDLDLRISDDGGNTFYPWMLNPDVPSSGATTGDNIVDNIEKVEVANASGEYIIRVSHKGELRNGSQVFSLIATGIDRESFAVSSHQGYQEFCPGADTTTYDIDLAFGEGFTDTINFSVSDLPNGVNATITPNTLSAEGTVVLTVNGFQNLAPGDYQIKVTATGTNETVNVYPILHINNPQLDGVDLLSPADDAIDQPLVMTFDWEDAGMDAENYDFQLATDANFGTIFTETTTTETSVTIRNLTRGTEYFWHVRAKNTCGDGDYSEVFSFTTEEIVGISENSIDGLVVYPNPTSSVLTIQANDVLDTVEILNVLGQSLMTKTFRGNNIQLNTNSLRAGNYFVKITSENKVTIKRIVKI is encoded by the coding sequence ATGAGTAAATTATCCCTAATTTTTATTTTAGTTCTTTCCCTATCATTTAGTTTTCTTACCGCTCAAACTCCTGAGGAGCGTGCGAAAATAATCAGTAATTATAATCTTCCCTTACTAAATAAACTTGAGCAACAATACGCTAAAGAGTTTAAAGCAGATCACGAAGAAGCTCTTCGCTTAGCGGCCTTAAAAGGTTGGGAAGAAGTAATCAAGCTTCCAGATGGTGGCATCGCTATTTTGGTGGGAGTTCTTGAAGATGGTTCTCCAAAATATTACGAAACGCATAATCGGGGAGCCGGTATAACTACGCGAACCAATCTGGTTCAAACTGGAGGTAGTTCTGGGCTGGACCTTAATGGTGAAAATATGATTGGAGGAGTTTGGGACGGTGGACGCACAAGAGCAAGCCACGTTTTACTTCAGAATAGGGTTACGCAAATAGATAATCCTTACCAATTAAATGATCACGCTACCCACGTTTCAGGTACAATGATCGGTACAGGAGATGTGGCAAACGGTGCGGCTAAAGGAATGGCGCCAGAGGCAGAATTGCTTGCGCACGATTTTTTAAATGATGAAGCCGAAATGACCGCCGCCGCTGCGGATGGCTTGTTGATTTCCAATCACTCTTACGGACTTAAGATTGAGCAACTGCCATTGTGGTATCTTGGATATTATGATCAGAATGCTCGAAATTTGGACAATATCGCCTACAATGCACCTTATTATCTGCCAGTCGTTTCAGCAGGAAATGATAGACAATCGGGACAAAATCCAGGTGATTATGGATACGATTACTTGACGGACAAAGGAGTTTCTAAAAACTCCATTGTCAGCGCTGCAGTTTTTGAAGTTCTTAATTATACAGGTCCAAGTAATGTCATAATGTCCAACTTTAGTAGTTGGGGTCCCACAGATGATGGCCGTATTAAGCCAGATCTTTCTGCAAAAGGTGTAAATACATATTCTTCCACAGCTTTTTCAAACCATAGTTACGCATATTTTAGTGGTACCTCAATGTCCGCTCCAAATACTTCGGGCAGTTTGTTATTGTTGCAACAACATTACAACAATGTAAATTCTTCCTATATGTTAAGCTCAACTTTGCGCGGTTTGGTCCTTCATACCGCCGACGAAGCGGGCGGTACTCCAGGACCTGATTATCGATTTGGCTGGGGATTGATGAATACAGCCAGAGCGGCAGATGTTATCACCAACAACGGAGTTACTTCATTGATTCTCGAGGAAGAACTTGCCCAAGATGAAGTTTATACATTTTCGGTAAAGGCCGATGATTTAAATACTCTTATGGTGTCAATTACCTGGACGGATCCTGCTGGTACAACTCCAGGAGGTGGTATTAATGATTTGCGTACTCCTATGCTTGTAAATGATTTGGATTTAAGAATATCAGACGATGGAGGAAACACTTTTTACCCATGGATGCTTAATCCAGACGTTCCTTCAAGCGGAGCTACAACAGGCGATAATATTGTAGACAATATCGAAAAAGTGGAAGTGGCCAACGCAAGTGGGGAATATATCATTAGAGTTTCACATAAAGGTGAATTGAGAAATGGCTCTCAAGTGTTTTCATTGATTGCAACCGGAATAGATAGAGAGTCTTTTGCGGTAAGTTCGCACCAAGGTTACCAAGAATTTTGTCCCGGGGCAGACACTACCACTTACGATATCGATTTGGCTTTTGGAGAGGGCTTCACAGATACAATCAATTTTTCAGTATCAGATTTGCCAAATGGTGTGAATGCTACAATAACTCCTAATACGCTTAGCGCAGAGGGTACTGTAGTCCTTACTGTAAATGGTTTTCAAAACTTAGCTCCAGGCGATTACCAAATAAAAGTTACCGCTACTGGAACCAATGAAACTGTGAATGTTTATCCGATATTGCATATAAATAATCCTCAACTTGATGGTGTTGATTTACTTTCTCCTGCTGATGATGCTATTGATCAGCCTTTGGTAATGACCTTTGATTGGGAAGATGCCGGTATGGATGCCGAGAACTATGATTTTCAATTGGCAACCGATGCTAATTTTGGAACTATATTTACCGAAACTACCACCACTGAAACTTCTGTCACCATCAGAAACTTAACTCGAGGCACAGAATACTTCTGGCACGTTAGAGCAAAAAACACTTGTGGAGATGGCGATTATAGTGAGGTATTTAGTTTTACCACTGAAGAAATCGTCGGCATCTCAGAAAATTCAATAGATGGGTTGGTAGTTTATCCAAATCCAACAAGTTCTGTTTTAACGATACAGGCTAATGATGTTTTGGACACTGTAGAAATTTTAAATGTTCTAGGGCAATCTTTGATGACTAAAACTTTCCGAGGAAATAACATCCAATTAAATACAAATAGCCTGAGGGCAGGAAATTATTTTGTAAAAATCACCTCAGAAAACAAAGTGACCATAAAAAGAATTGTAAAAATTTAG
- a CDS encoding exopolysaccharide biosynthesis polyprenyl glycosylphosphotransferase, whose amino-acid sequence MIKNNFHFAISERKVLLRIFDIVSVLVLLHICGNIFDFDYFIIDKSRWMWPIVLALYLTVFATIFELYDLQKASKYIVVIKNVVLAVSITVLFYLLTPFFTPSLPSNRLQIVFFYLTIVLALLLWRYSYITFISAPRFNKRVLLVGQGEMVPTIVSSLINSDPNCKVVCYFDTSSNNTFLINSNGEAVQSMGGFSQIYDEMQISEVIICTISSEDMSIEIHNNLVKFLERGISIREYSQVYEELNHRIPIHASGVGSFYRYFPFSRNNQNQLYLFFSRLMDIILSIIGLVFGILLLPIILIGNLIGNKGPLLYHQTRVGRNGKTFKLHKLRSMVKNAEENGVQFAKKGDNRVTKFGRFLRNSRYDEIPQFINVLKGEMSVIGPRPERPEFVHDLSVSLPLYEVRHLVKPGITGWAQVKGQYGASLDDALEKLQYDLYYIKHRSMFLDALILLKTLSTIIFFRGQ is encoded by the coding sequence ATGATCAAAAATAATTTCCATTTTGCTATTTCTGAACGGAAGGTGCTTCTGCGGATTTTTGACATTGTTTCAGTGTTAGTCTTACTGCACATTTGCGGTAATATTTTTGATTTTGATTATTTCATAATAGACAAAAGTCGCTGGATGTGGCCCATAGTTTTAGCCCTTTATCTTACCGTATTTGCCACCATATTTGAACTTTATGATCTTCAAAAGGCTAGTAAATATATTGTTGTTATTAAAAATGTAGTTCTCGCAGTTTCTATAACTGTGCTATTTTACCTGCTTACTCCTTTCTTCACTCCCAGCTTACCCTCCAATCGTTTGCAGATTGTATTTTTCTATTTAACCATCGTACTTGCTTTACTATTATGGCGGTATTCTTACATAACCTTTATATCGGCACCTCGTTTTAATAAACGGGTTCTTTTGGTAGGACAAGGAGAAATGGTTCCCACTATTGTGAGTTCTCTAATAAATTCGGATCCCAATTGTAAAGTGGTCTGCTATTTTGATACGTCCTCCAACAATACATTTTTGATCAACTCTAATGGTGAAGCAGTCCAAAGTATGGGGGGATTTTCACAAATATATGACGAGATGCAAATTTCGGAAGTCATAATTTGTACAATTTCTTCTGAAGATATGTCTATTGAAATCCACAATAACCTTGTAAAATTTCTCGAAAGGGGGATATCTATACGCGAATATTCCCAAGTTTATGAAGAACTTAACCACCGCATTCCAATCCACGCCAGTGGTGTGGGGAGCTTTTACCGTTATTTTCCTTTTAGCCGGAATAACCAAAACCAATTGTACTTATTTTTTAGTAGGCTGATGGATATAATACTATCTATTATCGGTTTGGTTTTTGGAATTTTATTGTTGCCTATAATTTTGATAGGGAATCTTATCGGCAATAAAGGTCCTTTATTATATCATCAAACCAGAGTTGGCAGGAACGGAAAAACCTTCAAATTGCATAAGTTAAGGAGCATGGTCAAAAATGCAGAAGAGAATGGAGTACAGTTTGCAAAAAAGGGGGATAACCGGGTAACGAAGTTTGGAAGGTTTTTACGGAATTCGCGCTATGATGAGATTCCGCAATTTATCAATGTATTAAAGGGAGAAATGAGTGTTATCGGTCCACGGCCCGAACGGCCCGAATTTGTACACGATCTTTCCGTGTCACTCCCGCTATATGAAGTGAGACACCTTGTGAAACCTGGTATTACGGGGTGGGCGCAAGTAAAAGGCCAATATGGCGCGTCACTCGACGATGCCCTAGAAAAATTGCAGTATGATTTATATTATATTAAACATCGCAGTATGTTCCTAGATGCGTTAATACTTCTTAAAACGTTGAGCACCATCATATTCTTTCGTGGGCAATAA
- a CDS encoding glycosyltransferase family 4 protein yields the protein MKPKKRILYIGNKLAKHGKSPTTADTLPLALEREGYSVTVASDKLSVFQRFLDMVLVTIRNRKKIDIVIIDTYSTWNFYYSVIIARICRFYKLPYIPILHGGNLPNRLKNSKILSQKLFKGAKTNVAPSIYLMELFDREGFQNITYIPNSIAIKDYPFLIRKSVKPKLLWVRSFAEIYNPLMALEIVEILKKRDIEVDLCMVGPEKDGALGRCREVAKQLGLPVTFTDLLTKEEWISLSSQYDIFLNTTNFDNMPVSVMEAMALGMPVISTDVGGMPFLIETNVNGILQPPNDAHAFAETILDLCQNPFKTKAISINARTTIERFDWQQLKISWINTIDF from the coding sequence ATGAAACCCAAAAAAAGAATTTTATATATAGGTAATAAACTTGCCAAACACGGGAAATCGCCAACCACAGCTGATACACTTCCATTAGCTCTGGAAAGGGAGGGATATTCCGTTACTGTAGCCTCCGATAAATTGTCCGTATTTCAACGATTTTTAGATATGGTCCTGGTGACCATCCGAAACCGTAAAAAAATAGATATAGTGATCATCGATACTTATAGCACCTGGAATTTCTATTATTCCGTGATAATTGCACGAATCTGTCGCTTTTATAAATTACCCTATATTCCTATTCTTCATGGTGGAAATCTTCCCAATCGGTTAAAAAACAGTAAAATATTAAGCCAAAAATTATTTAAAGGAGCCAAGACAAATGTTGCCCCTTCCATATATTTAATGGAACTTTTTGACAGGGAAGGATTCCAAAACATTACCTATATTCCAAATTCCATAGCAATAAAGGACTATCCTTTTCTTATTCGAAAATCCGTAAAGCCCAAGTTGCTGTGGGTTCGCTCCTTTGCCGAAATATACAACCCCCTTATGGCTTTGGAGATAGTGGAGATTTTAAAAAAACGGGATATCGAGGTTGATCTGTGTATGGTAGGGCCTGAAAAGGATGGTGCTTTAGGCCGATGCCGGGAGGTTGCGAAACAATTGGGTCTTCCCGTAACCTTTACTGATCTTCTTACAAAGGAGGAGTGGATTTCTCTCTCAAGCCAATATGATATCTTTCTTAATACTACCAATTTTGACAATATGCCCGTAAGTGTAATGGAGGCAATGGCTCTAGGAATGCCTGTTATTTCTACCGATGTAGGTGGAATGCCTTTTCTGATTGAGACGAATGTAAATGGAATTTTACAGCCTCCAAATGATGCTCATGCTTTTGCGGAAACGATCCTAGATTTATGTCAAAACCCGTTCAAAACAAAAGCAATCTCCATAAATGCACGCACTACTATTGAGAGATTTGACTGGCAACAATTAAAAATATCTTGGATTAATACAATTGATTTTTAA